A genomic region of Serinus canaria isolate serCan28SL12 chromosome 1A, serCan2020, whole genome shotgun sequence contains the following coding sequences:
- the ECHDC3 gene encoding enoyl-CoA hydratase domain-containing protein 3, mitochondrial: protein MAARLCRLPRRLTAAFSSAAAAGAGQASPAEPLTERQQTGGVRTIVLNNPRRRNALSLPMLQSLRRDLLHDVKSRELRVIVIAAKGPVFCSGHDLKELSSEDDVKHHSQVFELCAEVMTLIQKLPVPVIAKVNGMATAAGCQLVASCDIAVASEKSQFATPGVNIGLFCSTPAVALGRSLPRKVALEMLFTGEPLSAHEALMHGLISKVVPEDKLEEETMKISQKICESSKSVLALGKATFYRQITQDLDTAYKITTQVMVDNLTLRDGQEGIEAFVQKRKPVWSHSQEEKK from the exons ATGGCTGCCCGGCTGTGCCGGCTGCCGAGGCGCCTCACGGCCGCCTTCAGCAGCGCCGCGGCCGCGGGAGCCGGGCAGGCCTCGCCGGCGGAGCCGCTGACGGAGCGGCAGCAGACGGGGGGCGTGCG CACCATCGTCCTGAACAACCCGCGGCGGCGGAACGCGCTGTCGCTGCCCATGCTGCAGAGCCTGCGGCGGGACCTGCTGCACGACGTCAAGAGCCGGGAGCTGCGCGTCATCGTCATCGCGG CTAAAGGACCTGTATTTTGTTCGGGCCATGATTTAAAGGAGCTGTCAAGTGAAGATGATGTGAAGCATCATTCCCAAGTATTTGAACTATGTGCAGAG GTTATGACTTTAATCCAGAAGCTTCCAGTGCCAGTGATTGCCAAAGTAAATGGCATGGCTACAGCAGCTGGCTGCCAGCTTGTGGCAAGCTGTGACATCGCAGTGGCAAGTGAGAAATCTCAGTTTGCTACTCCTGGAGTAAACATTGGGCTGTTCTGCTCCACACCAGCTGTGGCCTTGGGCAGATCTCTTCCAAGAAAG GTGGCACTGGAGATGCTTTTCACGGGTGAACCTCTCTCTGCCCACGAAGCGTTAATGCACGGGCTCATCAGCAAGGTGGTACCAGAAGACAAGCTGGAAGAAGAGACCATGAAAATCTCTCAGAAGATATGTGAAAGCAGCAAATCTGTCCTGGCCTTGGGGAAGGCCACCTTTTACAGACAGATAACCCAGGACCTTGACACTGCTTACAAAATAACTACTCAGGTCATGGTAGATAATTTGACTTTGAGAGATGGGCAGGAAGGCATTGAAGCCTTTGTTCAGAAGCGTAAGCCTGTCTGGTCACACTCTCAGGAGGAGAAGAAATGA